From the genome of Cedecea lapagei, one region includes:
- the fimC gene encoding type 1 fimbria chaperone FimC, which produces MLSLMMISFNAQAAGGIALGATRVIYPADAKQTSLAITNSDPKERFLVNSWVENDLGQKDKSFVVTPPLFVSEPKSENTLRIIYAGPQLPSDRESIFWMNVKSIPSVDKNSIEGKNVLQLAVLSRIKLFVRPKNLQMQPEDAVKQIRFARSGQSLKISNPSPYYVSLVNLKMGNEKLPNTMVAPKNSAQITVPSGVQGAISFQTVNDYGAVTKAQPGVMQ; this is translated from the coding sequence ATGCTCTCTTTAATGATGATCTCTTTTAACGCGCAGGCTGCGGGCGGTATTGCCCTTGGCGCCACGCGCGTTATTTACCCTGCCGATGCGAAACAAACGTCGCTGGCCATTACTAACAGCGATCCAAAAGAACGTTTTCTGGTGAACTCCTGGGTCGAAAACGATTTGGGCCAGAAAGATAAAAGCTTTGTGGTGACGCCGCCGCTGTTTGTCAGCGAGCCTAAAAGCGAAAATACGCTGCGTATTATCTATGCCGGACCGCAGCTGCCGTCGGATCGTGAGTCCATTTTCTGGATGAACGTCAAATCCATTCCTTCGGTGGATAAAAACAGCATTGAAGGCAAAAACGTCCTCCAGCTGGCGGTGCTCTCCCGCATCAAGCTGTTTGTGCGCCCTAAAAACCTGCAAATGCAGCCTGAAGATGCCGTCAAGCAGATCCGCTTCGCGCGCAGCGGCCAGTCCCTGAAGATCAGCAATCCCTCTCCTTACTACGTCTCGCTGGTCAACCTGAAGATGGGGAACGAGAAGCTGCCTAACACCATGGTAGCGCCGAAAAATAGCGCACAGATTACCGTGCCGTCAGGCGTTCAGGGGGCAATCAGCTTCCAGACCGTTAACGATTACGGCGCCGTGACAAAAGCACAACCGGGTGTCATGCAGTAA
- the fimI gene encoding type 1 fimbrial protein subunit FimI, with the protein MIRKILLLAILAAVNPAQAKRTVVIHGGEVHMQGELVNGACAVAPESQEMTVQMGQYPSNAFKDVGSYAPPSIPFTLRLTDCSPEVYDHVGIAFQGSTPAEDPQVFLATSSISGNDASSGIGLALFDQQQQLVIPNSEPATYSAITTPEMSFHFTARYRSVSKHMSPGNIRSDVWFTLVYP; encoded by the coding sequence ATGATAAGGAAAATCCTGCTTCTGGCTATCCTGGCAGCGGTGAATCCCGCTCAGGCAAAGCGCACTGTGGTGATCCACGGTGGCGAAGTGCACATGCAGGGAGAGCTGGTTAACGGCGCCTGCGCCGTCGCACCGGAAAGTCAGGAAATGACCGTGCAAATGGGGCAGTACCCCAGCAACGCTTTTAAAGATGTTGGCAGCTACGCGCCGCCCAGCATCCCTTTTACCCTTCGGTTGACGGATTGCAGTCCGGAGGTTTATGACCACGTTGGCATCGCGTTCCAGGGTTCAACCCCTGCGGAAGATCCCCAGGTATTTCTGGCAACCTCCAGCATAAGCGGGAATGACGCCAGCAGCGGGATCGGGCTGGCGTTATTTGACCAACAGCAGCAGTTGGTTATTCCGAATAGCGAACCGGCAACATATTCAGCAATAACGACACCGGAAATGAGTTTTCATTTCACTGCCCGTTATCGTTCTGTCTCTAAGCATATGTCGCCCGGAAATATTCGCTCCGACGTCTGGTTCACGCTGGTTTATCCCTGA
- the fimA gene encoding type 1 fimbrial major subunit FimA → MKFSKIASSLIAAAALVSGAANADDPVTVNGGTVHFQGELVNAACAVSTQSDGQIVKLGQYRTAAFAAVGDTSSQTPFNIVLTDCDSSVAATASVAFTGQTDLANPSLLAVNSGGNATTATGVGIEILDRTSRTLAPNGSTFSAAQTLNDGENTIPFTARYKATAATATAGAANADATFVMKYE, encoded by the coding sequence ATGAAATTTAGCAAAATCGCCTCTTCACTGATCGCAGCTGCTGCTCTGGTAAGCGGCGCCGCTAACGCAGACGATCCTGTTACCGTTAACGGCGGTACCGTGCACTTCCAGGGTGAGCTGGTTAACGCCGCTTGCGCAGTAAGCACCCAGTCCGACGGCCAGATCGTTAAACTGGGCCAGTACCGTACCGCGGCTTTCGCTGCCGTGGGCGATACCTCTTCCCAGACCCCATTCAACATCGTGCTGACCGACTGCGATAGCTCCGTAGCGGCAACCGCGTCTGTTGCCTTTACTGGCCAGACAGATTTAGCCAACCCATCTCTGCTGGCGGTGAACTCCGGTGGTAACGCAACTACCGCTACAGGCGTGGGTATCGAAATCCTGGATCGCACCTCCAGAACGCTGGCGCCAAACGGTTCTACTTTCTCTGCCGCTCAGACGCTGAACGACGGCGAGAACACCATTCCGTTCACCGCTCGCTATAAAGCGACTGCCGCAACCGCGACTGCCGGTGCTGCAAACGCGGATGCCACCTTCGTAATGAAATACGAATAA
- the tauC gene encoding taurine ABC transporter permease TauC yields MSIFIQDKPTRRRLTLRWPFSRQLTLSAATLVTLLLLWWWVASQHWISPLFLPPPGQVLAKLISIAGPQGFMDATLWQHLAASLGRILTALAAAVLIGIPVGIAMGLNSTVRGILDPLIELYRPVPPLAYLPLMVIWFGIGETSKILLIYLAIFAPVAMSTMAGVRSAKQVRIRAAQALGASRLQVIWHVILPGALPEILTGFRIGLGVGWSTLVAAELIAATRGLGFMVQSAGEFLATDVVLAGIGVIAVIAFCLELGLRALQRRLTPWHGEGQ; encoded by the coding sequence ATGAGCATTTTCATTCAGGATAAACCCACTCGCCGTCGCCTGACGTTGCGCTGGCCATTTTCCCGGCAGCTGACCCTCAGCGCGGCAACGCTGGTTACGCTGCTGCTGCTGTGGTGGTGGGTTGCATCCCAACATTGGATCAGCCCGCTGTTTCTGCCCCCGCCGGGCCAGGTACTGGCGAAGCTGATTAGCATTGCCGGGCCGCAGGGCTTTATGGATGCCACGCTGTGGCAGCATCTGGCTGCGAGCCTGGGGCGTATTCTTACCGCTCTGGCCGCCGCGGTGCTGATCGGCATTCCGGTGGGCATTGCGATGGGGCTGAACTCCACCGTGCGGGGCATTCTGGATCCTCTGATTGAGCTTTATCGCCCGGTGCCGCCGCTGGCCTATTTGCCGCTGATGGTGATCTGGTTTGGCATCGGCGAGACCTCCAAAATACTGCTGATTTATCTGGCGATTTTCGCCCCGGTAGCGATGTCTACCATGGCGGGCGTGCGCAGTGCCAAGCAGGTGCGTATTCGTGCCGCGCAGGCGCTGGGTGCGTCCCGTTTACAGGTCATCTGGCATGTGATTCTGCCGGGAGCGCTGCCTGAAATCCTGACCGGATTTCGTATCGGACTCGGCGTAGGCTGGTCCACGCTGGTGGCCGCGGAGCTTATCGCCGCCACGCGTGGCCTGGGCTTTATGGTGCAGTCGGCCGGTGAGTTTCTGGCAACGGATGTGGTGCTGGCCGGTATCGGCGTGATTGCCGTGATCGCATTTTGTTTAGAACTGGGGCTGCGGGCGCTACAGCGCCGCCTGACCCCGTGGCATGGAGAAGGGCAATGA
- a CDS encoding kinase inhibitor, translated as MKKHIAVATLAFLSLSAEAAGFQVKSSEIKTGMPLAKAQVFEGFGCSGGNQSPELSWSGAPKGTKSFAVTAYDPDAPTGSGWWHWTVVNIPASVTSLADDAGNKDGTKLPAGAVQGRNDYGYAGFGGACPPKGDQPHHYHFKVWALKTDKLPIDANASGALVGYMLTANKIATAEVVPIYGIK; from the coding sequence ATGAAAAAGCATATCGCTGTCGCCACGCTGGCATTTTTGTCGTTATCTGCCGAGGCCGCTGGGTTTCAGGTAAAAAGTAGCGAGATCAAAACCGGTATGCCGCTCGCAAAAGCGCAGGTATTCGAAGGCTTTGGTTGCTCCGGGGGCAATCAGTCGCCCGAGCTAAGCTGGTCGGGTGCGCCAAAAGGCACCAAAAGCTTTGCCGTGACCGCCTACGACCCTGATGCCCCCACCGGCAGCGGCTGGTGGCACTGGACGGTAGTGAATATCCCGGCCTCCGTGACGTCCCTTGCCGACGACGCGGGAAATAAAGACGGCACAAAGCTCCCGGCGGGCGCCGTACAGGGCAGAAATGATTATGGCTATGCCGGATTTGGTGGCGCGTGCCCCCCGAAGGGCGATCAACCGCATCATTACCACTTTAAAGTCTGGGCATTAAAAACCGATAAGCTGCCGATTGACGCCAATGCCAGCGGCGCCCTGGTCGGCTACATGCTGACCGCCAACAAGATAGCCACGGCAGAAGTGGTTCCGATCTACGGTATCAAGTAA
- the tauD gene encoding taurine dioxygenase: MSEKVNIKPLGPYIGAQVSGVDLTRGLSDNQFEQIYHALIRHQVLFFREQEITPSQQRALALRFGDLHIHPVYPHAEGVEEIIVLDTHNDNPPDNDNWHTDVTFIETPPAGAILAAKQLPETGGDTLWTSGIAAFEALSEPFKKLLSGLEAEHDFRKSFPEYKYSHDESEHRRWREAVAKNPPLRHPVIRTHPVSGKQALFVNEGFTTRIVNLTEKESGALLGFLFAHITKPEFQVRWRWQQNDIAIWDNRVTQHYANADYLPARRIMHRATILGDKPFWRG; the protein is encoded by the coding sequence ATGAGTGAAAAAGTGAACATTAAGCCATTGGGGCCGTATATCGGGGCGCAGGTTAGCGGCGTGGATCTGACGCGTGGCCTGAGCGATAACCAGTTTGAGCAAATTTATCACGCGCTGATTCGCCACCAGGTGCTGTTTTTCCGCGAGCAGGAGATCACGCCCTCGCAGCAGCGCGCGCTGGCCTTACGCTTCGGCGATCTGCATATTCACCCGGTGTACCCGCATGCCGAAGGCGTGGAGGAGATTATCGTGCTGGACACCCATAACGATAACCCGCCGGATAACGACAACTGGCACACCGACGTGACCTTTATTGAAACGCCGCCTGCCGGAGCGATTCTGGCTGCAAAACAGCTGCCTGAAACCGGCGGGGATACGCTGTGGACCAGCGGCATTGCCGCCTTTGAGGCGCTGTCGGAGCCGTTTAAAAAGCTGCTGTCCGGGCTGGAAGCCGAGCATGATTTCCGCAAATCATTCCCGGAGTACAAATATTCCCATGACGAATCCGAGCATCGGCGCTGGCGCGAAGCCGTAGCGAAGAACCCGCCGCTGCGCCACCCGGTTATCCGCACCCACCCGGTGAGCGGCAAGCAGGCGCTGTTCGTCAACGAAGGCTTTACCACACGCATCGTTAACCTGACGGAAAAAGAGAGCGGGGCGCTATTGGGCTTTCTGTTTGCGCATATCACTAAGCCGGAGTTCCAGGTACGCTGGCGCTGGCAGCAAAACGATATTGCCATCTGGGATAACCGCGTCACCCAGCATTATGCCAACGCCGACTATCTCCCGGCTCGCCGCATCATGCACCGGGCGACCATCCTTGGCGATAAGCCGTTCTGGAGAGGATGA
- the murP gene encoding PTS N-acetylmuramic acid transporter subunit IIBC: protein MAKITGSMMEQILRLTGGSGNILVCGNCMTRLRLTLSNRDLVQHDELKKIPGVMGVVNGDDQLQIILGPGKAQTASELMNAMLKQGDQSEPEPGEKADLAALASQNKKQMKAKQNSAVHNFLTKFATIFTPLIPGFIAAGLLLGIATLLQQTLVVEGTAPAAWLTQLIAYMKVFSIGLFTFLSILIGFNTQKAFGGTGVNGAIIASLFILRYVPEGKVGYYAGMDTFFGLTIDPRGNIIGVLLACMLGAWIERQVRRVIPDNLDMILTSTITLLITGAITFVAIMPIGGELFKGMSWLFMHLNGNPFGTAILAGLFLIAVVFGIHQGFVPVYFALMDAQGFNSLFPILAMAGAGQVGAALALFARSPKGSVLRTQIKGAIIPGLLGIGEPLIYGVTLPRLKPFITACIGGGIGGFFIGLVAWLGLPVGLNTVFGPSGLVSIPLMTSNQGIFAGMAVYVAGIVIAYAAGFIMTWCFGSKNVDLS, encoded by the coding sequence ATGGCGAAAATCACCGGCTCGATGATGGAACAAATCCTGCGCCTGACGGGCGGCAGCGGCAATATTCTTGTCTGCGGCAACTGCATGACGCGCCTCAGGCTAACGCTCAGCAACAGGGATCTCGTTCAGCACGATGAGCTGAAAAAAATTCCCGGCGTGATGGGCGTGGTCAACGGCGACGATCAGCTGCAGATCATTCTTGGCCCCGGCAAAGCGCAAACCGCCAGCGAGCTGATGAATGCGATGCTTAAGCAGGGGGATCAAAGCGAGCCGGAGCCAGGTGAAAAGGCGGATTTAGCCGCGCTCGCCAGCCAGAACAAAAAGCAGATGAAGGCGAAGCAGAACAGCGCGGTGCATAACTTCCTCACCAAATTTGCCACCATCTTCACGCCGCTGATCCCGGGCTTTATCGCCGCCGGGCTGCTGCTGGGAATTGCCACGCTGCTGCAGCAGACGCTGGTGGTTGAGGGAACAGCCCCTGCGGCGTGGCTCACCCAGCTTATCGCCTACATGAAGGTGTTCAGCATCGGGCTGTTTACCTTCCTGAGCATTCTTATCGGCTTCAATACCCAGAAGGCGTTTGGCGGCACCGGGGTGAACGGGGCAATCATCGCCTCGCTGTTTATTCTGCGCTACGTCCCGGAAGGTAAAGTTGGTTATTACGCGGGGATGGACACCTTCTTTGGGCTGACGATCGACCCGCGCGGCAACATTATCGGCGTGCTGCTGGCGTGTATGCTCGGCGCGTGGATCGAACGTCAGGTGCGGCGCGTGATCCCGGATAATCTGGACATGATCCTCACTTCAACGATCACGCTGCTGATTACCGGGGCGATCACCTTTGTGGCGATTATGCCCATCGGCGGCGAGCTGTTTAAAGGGATGTCGTGGCTCTTTATGCACCTGAACGGTAACCCGTTCGGCACGGCAATTCTGGCCGGGCTGTTCCTGATTGCCGTGGTGTTTGGTATTCATCAGGGCTTTGTGCCGGTCTACTTCGCGCTGATGGATGCCCAGGGCTTCAACTCGCTGTTCCCGATTCTGGCGATGGCCGGCGCGGGGCAGGTGGGTGCGGCGCTGGCGCTGTTTGCCCGCTCGCCAAAAGGCTCGGTGCTGCGTACGCAAATTAAAGGGGCTATTATTCCCGGCCTGCTGGGCATCGGTGAACCGCTGATTTACGGCGTGACGCTGCCGCGCCTCAAGCCATTTATCACCGCCTGTATCGGCGGCGGCATCGGCGGCTTCTTCATTGGGCTGGTGGCCTGGCTGGGCCTGCCGGTCGGGTTGAATACCGTCTTTGGGCCTTCCGGCTTAGTGTCGATTCCGCTGATGACCTCAAACCAGGGGATCTTCGCCGGCATGGCGGTTTACGTCGCCGGGATCGTTATCGCCTATGCCGCCGGTTTTATCATGACGTGGTGTTTTGGCAGCAAGAACGTTGATTTAAGCTGA
- the tauB gene encoding taurine ABC transporter ATP-binding subunit has translation MLQVSHLSAEYGGKAVLDDINLTVDEGELLVVLGPSGCGKTTLLNLIAGFVPYHSGSITLQGKAVDGPGAERGVVFQNEGLLPWRSVLHNVAFGLQLTGQSKPEREAAALDMLRKVGLEDKAKRAIWQLSGGQRQRVGIARALATRPQLLLLDEPFGALDAFTREQMQTLLLKLWHESRRQVLLITHDIEEAVFLATELVLLSPGPGRVLERLQLDFGRRFAAGEPCRSIKSDPEFIAKREYVLSRVFEQREGFL, from the coding sequence ATGCTACAGGTTTCGCATCTTAGCGCGGAGTACGGCGGCAAAGCCGTGCTCGACGACATCAATCTGACGGTGGACGAGGGCGAACTGCTGGTGGTGCTCGGCCCTTCCGGCTGCGGTAAGACAACGCTGCTTAACCTGATCGCCGGTTTCGTCCCTTATCACTCCGGCAGCATTACGCTGCAGGGAAAAGCGGTTGACGGCCCCGGCGCCGAGCGCGGGGTCGTTTTTCAGAATGAAGGGCTGCTGCCCTGGCGGTCGGTCCTGCATAACGTGGCCTTCGGGCTGCAGCTTACCGGGCAGTCTAAGCCGGAGCGCGAAGCGGCTGCGCTCGATATGCTGCGTAAAGTTGGGCTGGAAGATAAGGCGAAGCGTGCCATCTGGCAGCTTTCTGGCGGGCAGCGCCAGCGTGTTGGCATCGCCCGTGCGCTGGCAACCAGGCCGCAGCTCTTGCTGCTGGATGAACCCTTCGGCGCGCTGGATGCTTTTACCCGCGAGCAAATGCAAACCCTGCTGCTGAAGCTGTGGCACGAGAGCCGGCGTCAGGTGCTGCTGATCACTCACGATATTGAGGAAGCTGTTTTTCTGGCGACGGAACTGGTTTTGCTGTCGCCGGGGCCAGGGCGCGTACTGGAGAGGCTGCAGCTCGATTTTGGCCGCCGTTTTGCCGCCGGGGAACCGTGCCGCAGCATTAAATCTGACCCGGAATTTATCGCTAAACGCGAATACGTGCTGAGCCGCGTTTTTGAGCAGCGGGAGGGCTTCTTATGA
- a CDS encoding helix-turn-helix transcriptional regulator — translation MQAEAESRVAIQEIRMYQAHELHRVKLLMPALCRIRQGKKVVSWGEQSDIANNSQIILFPSGHEFGIANHPEGGFYLAEMLYLPPGLIQRFRQFYPLEPQEESKRGFCIRQNEELLFCWEQLKSALQKKLPGQVLEHLAMAILLTLGKNNISDLFLSHPQDSLVSRCQNLLLANPGARWTAPEMARQLFMSASTLRRHLAAEGESFQNLLDDVRLSNALAAIQTTHTPISEVARENGYLCPSRFTARFQKRFQITPRALRQAAKAR, via the coding sequence ATGCAGGCAGAAGCAGAGTCGCGCGTGGCGATACAGGAAATTCGCATGTATCAGGCCCACGAACTCCATCGGGTTAAACTGCTGATGCCTGCCTTATGCCGTATTCGTCAGGGGAAAAAAGTGGTGAGCTGGGGTGAGCAAAGTGATATTGCCAATAACAGCCAGATAATCCTGTTTCCCTCCGGCCATGAGTTTGGCATTGCTAATCACCCCGAAGGCGGTTTTTATCTGGCGGAAATGCTCTACCTGCCGCCGGGATTAATTCAGCGCTTTCGGCAGTTTTATCCGCTGGAGCCGCAGGAAGAGAGCAAACGAGGCTTTTGTATACGGCAAAATGAGGAGCTGCTTTTCTGCTGGGAACAGTTAAAAAGCGCCCTGCAGAAAAAGCTGCCGGGCCAGGTGTTAGAGCACCTTGCGATGGCGATTTTGCTGACGCTGGGTAAGAACAACATCAGTGATCTTTTCCTCTCTCATCCACAGGATTCGCTGGTCAGCCGCTGCCAGAACCTTCTGCTGGCAAACCCGGGCGCACGTTGGACGGCCCCGGAAATGGCGCGTCAGCTGTTTATGTCCGCCTCAACGCTGCGCCGCCACCTTGCCGCCGAAGGCGAAAGCTTCCAGAACCTGCTGGATGACGTGAGGCTGAGTAACGCCCTCGCCGCCATCCAGACAACGCACACGCCGATAAGCGAGGTGGCCAGAGAGAACGGCTATCTGTGCCCTTCTCGCTTTACCGCTCGTTTTCAGAAACGCTTCCAGATAACACCACGCGCGCTGCGCCAGGCCGCTAAAGCGCGGTGA
- the nepI gene encoding purine ribonucleoside efflux pump NepI: MNETAPHANPASPITRPNWSAVFAIAFCVACLITVEFLPVSLLTPMAQELNISEGVAGQSVTVTAFVAMFASLFITNLIGSTDRRRVVLLFAVLLTASCLLVSFAGSFSLLLSGRACLGLALGGFWAMSASLTMRLVPARTVPKALSVIFGAVSIALVIAAPLGSFLGGIIGWRNVFNAAALMGVACIIWVWKALPSLPGEAAHHKQNMFGLLKRPGVLAGMLAIFMAFAGQFSFFTYIRPVYMSLSGFDVDGLTLVLLSFGIASFIGTSLSAPILKRSLKLALTCAPMILAISAAVLVLWGTNKAVASVIAVVWGLAFALVPVGWSTWITRSLADQAEKAGSIQVAVIQLANTCGAAVGGLALDNLGLLAPLILSGSLMLLTALLVAIKVRA, translated from the coding sequence ATGAATGAGACCGCACCCCACGCCAACCCGGCTTCCCCAATAACTCGCCCCAACTGGTCGGCCGTCTTTGCTATCGCGTTTTGCGTCGCCTGCCTGATTACCGTTGAATTTTTGCCGGTTAGCCTGCTGACACCTATGGCGCAGGAGCTGAATATCTCCGAGGGCGTGGCCGGACAGTCGGTCACGGTGACCGCCTTTGTGGCGATGTTCGCCAGCCTGTTTATCACCAACCTGATCGGCTCAACCGATCGCCGCCGCGTGGTGCTGCTTTTTGCCGTCCTGCTCACCGCTTCCTGTCTGCTGGTTTCATTTGCGGGGAGTTTCTCACTGCTGCTGTCAGGCCGGGCATGTCTCGGGCTGGCCCTTGGCGGTTTCTGGGCGATGTCGGCTTCTCTCACCATGCGTCTCGTGCCTGCCCGCACGGTGCCTAAGGCGCTGTCCGTGATCTTCGGCGCGGTGTCGATTGCTCTGGTGATTGCCGCCCCGCTGGGCAGTTTTCTGGGAGGGATCATCGGCTGGCGCAACGTCTTTAACGCCGCAGCGCTGATGGGCGTAGCCTGTATTATTTGGGTGTGGAAGGCGCTGCCTTCGCTGCCGGGTGAAGCGGCGCATCACAAGCAGAATATGTTTGGCCTGTTAAAGCGCCCGGGCGTACTGGCGGGCATGCTGGCCATCTTTATGGCGTTTGCCGGGCAATTCTCATTCTTTACCTATATCCGCCCGGTTTATATGTCGCTGTCAGGCTTTGACGTTGATGGCCTGACGCTGGTGCTGCTGAGCTTTGGTATTGCAAGCTTCATAGGCACCTCGCTCTCCGCGCCCATTCTGAAACGCTCACTAAAGCTGGCGTTGACCTGCGCGCCGATGATCCTCGCCATTAGCGCTGCGGTCCTGGTGCTGTGGGGAACAAACAAAGCGGTGGCCTCGGTGATTGCGGTTGTCTGGGGCCTGGCCTTTGCCCTGGTGCCGGTAGGCTGGTCAACGTGGATCACCCGTTCGCTGGCGGATCAGGCTGAAAAAGCCGGGTCGATTCAGGTCGCCGTGATCCAGCTGGCCAACACCTGCGGCGCCGCCGTTGGCGGCCTGGCGCTGGATAATCTCGGTCTGCTGGCGCCGCTCATATTATCCGGCAGCCTGATGCTGCTGACGGCCCTGCTGGTGGCGATAAAGGTTCGGGCTTAA
- the tauA gene encoding taurine ABC transporter substrate-binding protein yields MAAKRHSLWLVALALIATQAHAVDVTVAYQTSAEPAKVAQADDAFAKESGAKAEWRKFDSGASVVRALASGDVQIGNIGSSPLAVAASQNVPIEVFLLASQLGNSEALVVKKSIKSPQDLIGKRIAVPFISTTHYSLLASLKHWGIKPDQVQILNLQPPAIIAAWQRGDIDAAYVWAPAVNELEKDGSVLTDSAQVGKWGSPTLDVWVVRKDFAEKHPDVVTAFARSAIAAQKGYLDNPDGWLKQPDNLSKLSRLSGVPESDVPGLVKGNTYLTAKQQVEQLSGPVNKAIVDTAQFLKEQGKVPAVATDYSQFVTDRFVKPLAQ; encoded by the coding sequence ATGGCAGCAAAACGACACTCACTCTGGCTGGTTGCACTGGCCTTAATCGCCACTCAGGCCCACGCGGTGGACGTCACCGTGGCGTACCAGACCTCCGCAGAACCGGCCAAAGTTGCGCAAGCCGATGATGCTTTTGCCAAAGAGAGCGGGGCGAAGGCGGAATGGCGTAAGTTCGACAGCGGCGCAAGCGTGGTTCGTGCGCTGGCCTCCGGCGACGTTCAAATCGGCAATATCGGCTCCAGCCCGCTTGCCGTGGCGGCGAGCCAAAACGTCCCGATTGAAGTCTTCCTTCTCGCCTCTCAGCTGGGCAACTCCGAAGCGCTGGTGGTGAAAAAGAGCATCAAAAGCCCGCAGGATCTGATCGGCAAACGTATCGCCGTGCCGTTTATCTCCACAACACATTACAGCCTGCTGGCCTCTCTCAAACACTGGGGCATTAAGCCGGATCAGGTTCAAATCCTTAATCTTCAGCCTCCGGCGATTATCGCCGCCTGGCAGCGCGGCGACATTGATGCCGCCTATGTCTGGGCGCCTGCGGTAAACGAGCTGGAAAAAGACGGCAGCGTGCTGACGGACTCGGCACAGGTGGGCAAATGGGGTTCCCCAACGCTCGACGTCTGGGTGGTACGTAAAGATTTCGCAGAAAAACACCCTGATGTTGTCACCGCCTTCGCCCGCAGTGCGATCGCAGCCCAGAAGGGCTATCTCGACAACCCGGATGGATGGCTGAAGCAGCCGGACAACCTGAGTAAGCTTTCACGCCTTAGCGGTGTGCCGGAAAGTGACGTACCGGGGCTGGTGAAGGGCAACACCTACCTGACGGCAAAACAGCAGGTCGAGCAGCTTAGCGGCCCGGTGAATAAAGCTATCGTGGATACCGCGCAGTTCCTGAAAGAGCAGGGCAAAGTCCCGGCGGTGGCCACCGACTACAGCCAGTTTGTGACAGACCGCTTCGTGAAGCCGCTGGCGCAGTAA